Proteins encoded by one window of Enterobacter hormaechei subsp. xiangfangensis:
- the uspG gene encoding universal stress protein UspG, producing the protein MYQTIIMPVDVFEMELSDKAIRHAEFLAQQDGIIHLLHVLPGSASLSLHRFAADVRRFEEHLQHEAETRLQTMVGHFSIDPSRIKTHVRFGSVRDAVNELAGELNADVVVIGSRNPSITTHLLGSNASSVIRHTHIPVMVVR; encoded by the coding sequence ATGTATCAAACAATCATTATGCCGGTTGATGTTTTTGAAATGGAACTGAGTGATAAGGCTATACGTCACGCGGAATTTCTCGCGCAGCAGGACGGAATTATTCATCTTCTGCATGTTTTGCCGGGCTCTGCCAGCCTGAGCCTGCATCGTTTCGCTGCTGATGTGCGTCGTTTTGAAGAGCATTTACAGCACGAAGCCGAGACGCGCCTGCAAACCATGGTCGGGCACTTCAGCATCGATCCTTCCCGCATCAAAACCCACGTCCGGTTCGGTAGCGTGCGCGACGCCGTTAATGAGCTTGCCGGGGAATTAAATGCCGACGTGGTAGTGATTGGTTCACGTAACCCTTCCATCACCACTCACCTGCTGGGGTCGAACGCCTCCAGCGTGATCCGCCACACCCACATTCCGGTGATGGTCGTCAGATAA
- a CDS encoding flavin reductase family protein, translating to MYFYQPSQGHGLPHDPLNAIIGPRPIGWISSCDKAGQLNLAPYSFFNCFNYRPPIIGFSSNGWKDSLRNITETGEFVWNLATRDLAEAMNETSATLPHGEDEFTFAGLTPVASQLVSSPRVAESPVNFECRLSQCIQLTGADGTPIDTWLVLGEVVGVHIAESLLEEGIYQTAKAQPILRAGGPTAYYAISDSHRFDLVRPDARRG from the coding sequence ATGTACTTTTACCAACCTTCTCAGGGGCACGGCCTGCCGCACGACCCGCTGAACGCCATTATCGGTCCACGTCCGATTGGCTGGATCTCATCCTGTGATAAGGCCGGTCAACTGAACCTTGCCCCGTACAGCTTCTTTAACTGTTTTAACTATCGCCCACCGATCATTGGTTTTTCCAGCAATGGCTGGAAGGATAGCTTGCGGAATATTACCGAAACGGGGGAGTTTGTCTGGAACCTCGCAACGCGCGATCTGGCCGAGGCGATGAATGAAACCTCCGCCACGCTCCCTCATGGCGAGGATGAATTTACCTTTGCCGGCCTGACGCCCGTAGCCAGCCAGCTTGTGAGCTCGCCGCGCGTGGCGGAAAGCCCGGTGAATTTCGAGTGTCGATTGTCACAGTGCATTCAGCTTACCGGCGCGGATGGGACACCGATTGATACCTGGCTGGTGCTCGGCGAAGTCGTGGGCGTCCATATCGCCGAGAGTTTGCTGGAAGAGGGGATTTACCAGACCGCGAAAGCGCAGCCCATTCTGCGTGCGGGTGGACCGACGGCCTACTATGCCATCAGTGATAGCCATCGCTTCGACCTGGTACGCCCGGATGCGCGCAGGGGGTAA
- the citR gene encoding DNA-binding transcriptional repressor CitR has protein sequence MANLYDLKKFDLNLLVIFECIYQHLSISRAAETLYITPSAVSQSLQRLRGQLNDPLFIRSGKGITPTTVGTNLHHHLEKNLNQLEQTINMMHHSDIKKKFVIYCSQMVSPGSMLEPLKLLISEESYEIEQRDMLISSESAEDLLAYRKADLIFSIAPIHNRSVVCTHFTTVPIALICRADHPRLADAVTLEVLYQEKFTFYQSAHPGVKEFQSRANDAFPERNIAFRTDSLSSLISMVCSSDLLGFIPVSIYETYKEPLKLKRLEPPFELPELKIYMLYSRSSLNSTVFSTFIEKMHKLCVSPPSA, from the coding sequence ATGGCAAACCTCTACGACCTAAAAAAATTCGATCTCAATCTGTTAGTCATCTTCGAATGCATTTACCAACATCTCAGTATCAGTAGGGCTGCCGAGACGCTTTATATCACGCCATCCGCCGTCAGCCAGTCGCTGCAACGCCTGCGCGGTCAGCTTAATGACCCCCTGTTTATCCGTTCAGGGAAGGGAATTACGCCAACCACGGTAGGTACCAACCTGCATCATCATCTGGAAAAAAATCTCAATCAGCTTGAGCAGACGATCAACATGATGCATCACTCGGACATCAAAAAAAAGTTTGTTATCTATTGCTCTCAAATGGTGTCTCCTGGTTCGATGCTCGAACCGTTGAAGCTTTTAATATCTGAAGAGAGTTATGAGATAGAGCAAAGAGACATGCTCATTTCCTCCGAATCAGCGGAAGATTTGTTGGCCTATCGTAAGGCCGATCTCATCTTCTCTATCGCACCTATCCACAATCGCTCTGTGGTCTGCACCCACTTCACCACGGTGCCGATAGCCTTAATCTGTAGAGCAGACCACCCAAGGCTCGCTGACGCAGTCACGCTGGAAGTGCTATACCAGGAGAAATTCACTTTTTACCAGAGTGCTCATCCGGGTGTAAAAGAGTTTCAGAGTCGCGCAAATGACGCGTTTCCGGAAAGAAATATTGCTTTTCGTACGGACTCCCTTAGCTCTCTCATCTCCATGGTCTGTTCATCTGATCTGTTAGGCTTCATCCCCGTGTCGATCTATGAAACATATAAAGAACCGTTGAAATTAAAAAGGCTTGAGCCACCGTTTGAGCTGCCTGAATTAAAGATCTATATGCTCTACAGCCGTTCATCACTGAATAGCACTGTTTTTTCAACATTCATTGAAAAAATGCATAAGCTCTGCGTTTCTCCGCCGTCTGCGTAA
- the ahpF gene encoding alkyl hydroperoxide reductase subunit F — MLDTNMKTQLKAYLEKLTKPVELIATLDDSAKSAEIKALLTEIAELSPKVTFKEDNTLAVRKPSFLIANPGSDQGPRFAGSPLGHEFTSLVLALLWTGGHPSKEAQALLEQIRDIDGDFEFETYYSLSCHNCPDVVQALNLMSVLNPRIKHTAIDGGTFQNEITERNVMGVPAVYLNGQEFGQGRMTLTEIVAKVDTGAEKRAAEELNQRDAYDVLIVGSGPAGAAAAVYSARKGIRTGLMGERFGGQVLDTVDIENYISVPKTEGQKLAGALKAHVSDYDVDVIDSQSASKLVPAAVEGGLHQIETASGAVLKARSVIIATGAKWRNMNVPGEDQYRTKGVTYCPHCDGPLFKGKRVAVIGGGNSGVEAAIDLAGIVEHVTLLEFAPEMKADQVLQDKVRSLNNVDIVLNAQTTEVKGDGSKVTGLEYRDRVSGDIHSVALAGIFVQIGLLPNTTWLEGAIERNRMGEIIIDAKCETSVKGVFAAGDCTTVPYKQIIIATGEGAKASLSSFDYLIRTKTA; from the coding sequence ATGCTCGACACTAACATGAAAACCCAGCTCAAGGCCTACCTTGAGAAACTGACCAAACCTGTTGAGCTGATTGCCACGCTGGACGACAGCGCGAAATCGGCAGAAATCAAAGCACTGCTGACAGAGATTGCTGAGCTGTCGCCGAAAGTGACCTTCAAAGAAGACAACACGCTGGCAGTCCGTAAGCCTTCTTTCCTGATCGCCAACCCAGGGTCTGACCAGGGGCCGCGTTTCGCGGGCTCTCCGCTGGGGCACGAATTTACGTCCCTGGTGCTGGCGCTGCTGTGGACCGGTGGTCATCCGTCAAAAGAAGCGCAGGCGCTGCTGGAGCAGATCCGCGATATCGACGGTGATTTTGAGTTTGAAACCTATTACTCGCTCTCCTGCCACAACTGCCCGGACGTGGTGCAGGCGCTGAACCTGATGTCAGTCCTCAACCCACGCATTAAGCACACGGCGATTGACGGCGGTACGTTCCAGAACGAAATCACCGAGCGCAACGTGATGGGCGTTCCGGCGGTTTACCTGAATGGCCAGGAGTTCGGCCAGGGGCGCATGACGCTGACCGAAATCGTCGCCAAAGTGGATACCGGCGCAGAAAAACGCGCGGCGGAAGAGCTGAACCAACGCGATGCTTATGACGTGCTGATTGTTGGCTCAGGCCCGGCGGGCGCGGCGGCAGCGGTCTACTCCGCACGTAAAGGGATCCGTACCGGTCTGATGGGCGAGCGTTTCGGTGGTCAGGTTCTGGATACCGTAGACATTGAAAACTACATTTCCGTGCCGAAAACCGAAGGCCAGAAGCTGGCCGGTGCGTTGAAAGCGCACGTCAGCGACTACGACGTGGATGTCATTGACAGCCAGAGCGCCAGCAAACTGGTTCCGGCGGCGGTCGAGGGTGGTTTGCACCAGATTGAAACGGCGTCCGGCGCGGTGCTGAAGGCGCGCAGCGTGATCATTGCCACCGGCGCGAAATGGCGCAACATGAACGTCCCGGGCGAAGATCAGTATCGCACCAAAGGCGTGACCTATTGCCCCCACTGTGACGGCCCGCTGTTCAAAGGTAAACGCGTCGCGGTGATCGGCGGCGGTAACTCCGGCGTGGAAGCGGCTATCGATCTGGCGGGAATTGTGGAACACGTTACCCTGCTGGAGTTCGCTCCGGAGATGAAAGCGGACCAGGTGTTGCAGGATAAGGTGCGTAGCCTGAATAACGTCGACATTGTGCTCAATGCCCAGACGACAGAAGTGAAAGGCGACGGCAGCAAAGTGACTGGTCTGGAATACCGTGACCGCGTGAGCGGCGATATCCACAGCGTAGCGCTGGCAGGGATCTTTGTTCAGATTGGCCTGCTGCCAAACACCACCTGGCTGGAAGGCGCTATTGAGCGTAACCGCATGGGCGAGATCATCATCGATGCGAAATGCGAAACCAGCGTGAAGGGCGTATTTGCGGCGGGCGACTGCACCACCGTGCCGTACAAACAGATCATCATCGCTACCGGTGAAGGTGCGAAAGCGTCGCTGAGCTCGTTTGATTACCTGATCCGCACCAAAACTGCATAA
- the ptsP gene encoding phosphoenolpyruvate--protein phosphotransferase has protein sequence MLSIEFFCPLPNGLHARPAWALKEQCSAWRSDIRFINRRLHTHADAKSSLALISTGTLFNDSCVLEINGGDEEQARRVLEAYLTGAFIDSDSIPSGDAPHVAHPLPRSLVRLAPHLQHGITLASGIGAGTLRGWQSDNLKRYCQIPASPEDITRLEHSLATLAEQLNHRLRGLDGESKTILSAHLSLIQDEEFGGTIRRLIAEERLSLAEAIIRNMELICDKLSLSASDYLRERVSDIRDISEQLLNITWPELQQTSAFTLSAPTILVAEDLTPSQFLSLDTQYLKGMVLEKTGRTSHTLILARAASVPVLSGLTVASLAPLMGKEVILDGICSVLVVEPNDAVNDYYSVAQRLADRRHQQQIKDAGLPALTRDNVPVEIAANIGSALEAPGAFTCGAQGIGLFRTEMLYMDRDTAPDEQEQFEAYQQVLLSAQGKPVIFRTMDIGGDKQIPYLNIPQEENPFLGYRAVRIYPEFADLFRTQLRAILRAGASGNALLMIPMVHSLDQILWIKQELQNVRDALASQGLRHTARLPLGIMVEVPSVCFIIDHFCEEVDFFSIGSNDMTQYLYAVDRNNPRVSGLYNPITPSFLRMVRQIVTAAHRHGKWVGICGELGGEQRYLPLLLGLGLDEFSMSGPRIPAVKTQLRQLDMATCRALADKACDSRSAEEIEALLADFTPEAPPRPLLALETIVVNEPLTSKEQVLQFLCGNLAIHGRTENPLELEEDLWQREEIVTTAVGFGVAIPHTKSQWIRHSSISIARLDKAIDWESDLGDVELVIMLTLGAQEGINHVKVFSQLARKLVNKTFRESLFAATTPQSILDLLNAEITF, from the coding sequence ATGCTTTCAATTGAATTTTTCTGCCCACTGCCCAACGGCCTGCATGCGCGTCCGGCCTGGGCGTTAAAAGAGCAGTGCAGCGCATGGCGCAGCGATATCCGTTTTATCAACAGAAGGCTTCACACTCATGCGGATGCCAAAAGCTCGCTGGCGCTGATCAGTACCGGTACGCTGTTTAATGACAGCTGCGTGCTGGAAATTAACGGCGGCGACGAGGAGCAGGCCCGACGCGTGCTGGAGGCATATCTCACCGGCGCGTTTATCGACAGCGACAGTATTCCCTCCGGCGACGCGCCGCACGTTGCGCATCCACTGCCCCGCTCGCTCGTAAGGCTTGCTCCCCATCTTCAGCACGGCATTACGCTCGCCAGTGGCATCGGGGCTGGCACTCTGCGAGGCTGGCAGAGCGATAACCTCAAACGTTATTGTCAGATCCCCGCCTCGCCGGAAGATATTACCCGCCTGGAACACAGCCTGGCGACGCTGGCTGAACAGCTCAACCACCGCCTGCGCGGGCTAGACGGCGAGAGTAAAACCATTCTCAGCGCGCATCTTTCACTGATCCAGGATGAGGAGTTTGGCGGCACCATACGCCGACTGATCGCCGAGGAGCGGCTAAGCCTTGCGGAGGCGATCATTCGTAATATGGAGCTGATCTGCGACAAGCTGTCACTCTCCGCCAGCGATTACCTGCGTGAACGCGTCAGCGATATTCGCGACATCAGCGAGCAGCTTCTTAACATTACCTGGCCGGAGTTGCAGCAAACCTCCGCATTCACCCTTAGCGCCCCCACCATTCTGGTAGCGGAAGATCTGACGCCCAGCCAGTTTCTCAGCCTCGACACGCAGTACCTGAAAGGCATGGTGCTTGAAAAAACAGGCCGGACGTCGCATACGCTGATCCTGGCACGCGCGGCCTCCGTGCCTGTGCTGAGTGGTTTAACGGTCGCCTCACTGGCGCCGTTGATGGGAAAAGAGGTCATTCTGGACGGCATCTGTAGCGTGCTGGTCGTTGAACCCAACGACGCGGTGAATGATTACTACAGCGTGGCGCAGCGCCTTGCCGACCGACGCCACCAGCAGCAGATCAAAGATGCGGGTCTTCCAGCGCTCACCCGCGACAACGTACCGGTAGAGATTGCCGCCAACATCGGCAGCGCGCTGGAAGCGCCCGGGGCGTTTACCTGCGGCGCGCAGGGTATCGGGCTGTTTCGCACTGAAATGCTGTATATGGACAGAGACACCGCGCCGGACGAGCAGGAGCAATTCGAAGCCTATCAGCAGGTGCTGCTCTCCGCGCAGGGCAAGCCGGTCATCTTTCGCACAATGGACATCGGCGGCGATAAGCAGATCCCTTACCTGAACATTCCCCAGGAAGAAAACCCGTTCCTCGGCTATCGCGCCGTTCGCATTTATCCCGAATTTGCCGATCTCTTCCGCACCCAACTGCGCGCGATCTTACGCGCAGGCGCAAGCGGCAATGCGCTGTTGATGATCCCGATGGTGCACAGCCTCGATCAGATTTTATGGATCAAACAGGAGCTGCAAAACGTTCGTGACGCCCTGGCCTCACAGGGGTTACGTCACACCGCGCGCCTGCCGCTGGGGATCATGGTTGAAGTGCCTTCAGTCTGCTTTATCATCGATCACTTCTGCGAAGAGGTGGATTTCTTCAGTATCGGCTCGAACGATATGACTCAGTATCTCTACGCTGTCGATCGCAACAACCCGCGCGTGTCGGGGCTGTATAACCCCATCACACCGTCTTTTTTACGCATGGTTCGCCAGATCGTCACCGCAGCGCATCGTCACGGGAAATGGGTCGGCATTTGCGGTGAACTTGGCGGAGAGCAGCGCTACCTCCCTCTTCTGCTTGGGCTGGGCTTAGATGAGTTCAGCATGAGCGGGCCGCGCATCCCTGCGGTAAAAACCCAGTTGCGTCAGCTGGACATGGCGACCTGCCGGGCGCTGGCAGATAAGGCCTGCGACAGCCGCAGCGCAGAGGAGATTGAAGCCCTGCTGGCGGATTTCACACCGGAAGCGCCGCCGCGTCCATTGCTGGCGCTGGAGACTATCGTGGTCAATGAGCCGCTGACCTCAAAAGAGCAGGTGCTTCAGTTCTTATGCGGAAATCTTGCGATTCATGGCAGGACCGAAAACCCGCTCGAGCTTGAAGAAGATCTCTGGCAGCGCGAAGAGATTGTCACTACCGCCGTCGGGTTTGGTGTGGCGATCCCTCACACCAAATCGCAATGGATACGCCATTCCAGCATCAGCATTGCCCGTCTGGACAAGGCGATTGACTGGGAGTCGGATTTGGGCGACGTCGAGCTGGTGATCATGCTGACGCTCGGCGCTCAGGAAGGGATTAATCACGTGAAGGTCTTTTCCCAGCTGGCGCGGAAGCTGGTCAATAAAACATTTCGCGAGTCGCTGTTTGCAGCAACGACGCCGCAAAGTATCCTGGATCTGTTGAACGCTGAAATCACGTTCTGA
- the ahpC gene encoding alkyl hydroperoxide reductase subunit C: protein MSLINTKIKPFKNQAFKNGEFIEVTEKDIEGRWSVFFFYPADFTFVCPTELGDVADHYEELQKLGVDVYSVSTDTHFTHKAWHSSSETIAKIKYAMIGDPTGALTRNFDNMREDEGLADRATFVVDPQGIIQAIEVTAEGIGRDASDLLRKVKAAQYVASHPGEVCPAKWKEGEATLAPSLDLVGKI from the coding sequence ATGTCTTTGATTAACACTAAAATTAAACCTTTCAAAAACCAGGCGTTCAAAAACGGTGAGTTCATCGAAGTAACCGAGAAAGATATCGAAGGCCGCTGGAGCGTGTTCTTCTTCTATCCGGCTGACTTCACCTTCGTTTGCCCGACCGAACTGGGCGACGTGGCAGACCACTACGAAGAACTGCAAAAGCTGGGCGTAGACGTTTACTCTGTTTCTACCGATACCCACTTCACCCACAAAGCGTGGCACAGCAGCTCTGAAACTATCGCGAAAATCAAATACGCGATGATCGGCGACCCGACTGGCGCCCTGACCCGTAACTTCGACAACATGCGTGAAGATGAAGGCCTGGCAGACCGCGCGACCTTCGTTGTTGACCCGCAGGGCATTATCCAGGCTATCGAAGTTACCGCTGAAGGTATCGGCCGTGATGCATCTGACCTGCTGCGCAAAGTGAAAGCGGCTCAGTACGTTGCTTCTCACCCAGGCGAAGTGTGCCCGGCGAAATGGAAAGAAGGCGAAGCGACGCTGGCGCCATCTCTGGACCTGGTCGGCAAGATCTAA
- the ypdE gene encoding aminopeptidase codes for MDRDLLRALSEADAIAASEQEVRDILLSEAQKYHKEVQFDGLGSVLIRVNQSRGPKVMVCAHMDEVGFMVRSVSREGAIDVLPIGNVRMMARTLQPVRITTRNGEKIPGLLDGDLKGENVDNLRVDIGATSAEEVFAAGIDAGDRVTFDTPFQTLPHNRVMGKAFDDRLGCYLLIALLRELHQTPLDCELWLVASSSEEVGLRGGQTATRAIHPDIALVLDTACWSKNFDYGSANHRQIGAGPMLVLYDKTLIAPAKLIALAETIARSQGIPLQKDMFSNGGTDGGAIHLSGTGVPTLVLGPPTRHGHCAASIADEKDIHHTQQLLVALVAGMNRETVDHLTDFRC; via the coding sequence GTGGACAGAGATTTACTGCGCGCCCTGAGCGAAGCAGACGCCATTGCGGCCTCAGAGCAAGAGGTGCGCGACATCCTGCTCAGTGAGGCGCAAAAGTACCATAAAGAGGTTCAGTTTGATGGGCTGGGTTCCGTGCTTATCCGCGTCAACCAGAGCCGGGGCCCGAAGGTGATGGTCTGCGCCCATATGGATGAAGTCGGTTTTATGGTGCGTAGCGTCTCGCGCGAAGGGGCCATTGATGTCCTGCCCATCGGCAACGTGCGCATGATGGCCCGTACCCTTCAGCCGGTGCGCATCACCACGCGTAACGGGGAAAAAATACCGGGACTGCTGGATGGGGATCTGAAAGGAGAAAACGTTGACAATTTGCGTGTCGACATTGGCGCGACGTCGGCGGAGGAGGTGTTCGCCGCCGGTATCGACGCAGGCGACCGCGTGACGTTCGATACACCCTTTCAGACCCTTCCCCACAATCGGGTGATGGGTAAAGCCTTCGACGATCGTCTCGGCTGTTACCTGCTGATTGCGCTGCTGCGCGAGCTGCACCAGACGCCGCTCGACTGCGAGCTTTGGCTGGTGGCCAGCTCAAGTGAAGAGGTCGGCCTGCGCGGCGGCCAGACCGCCACGCGCGCCATTCATCCTGATATCGCGCTGGTGCTGGATACCGCCTGCTGGTCAAAAAATTTCGATTATGGCAGCGCCAACCATCGCCAGATCGGTGCGGGCCCGATGCTGGTGCTGTACGACAAAACGCTCATCGCCCCAGCCAAACTGATTGCGCTGGCTGAGACGATCGCGCGATCTCAGGGGATCCCGCTGCAAAAAGACATGTTCAGCAACGGCGGAACGGACGGCGGGGCGATCCATCTCTCCGGCACTGGCGTGCCGACTCTTGTGCTTGGTCCCCCTACCCGACACGGGCACTGCGCGGCATCCATTGCCGACGAAAAAGACATTCATCACACCCAACAACTGCTTGTCGCGCTTGTGGCAGGCATGAACCGTGAGACCGTGGATCATCTGACGGACTTCAGATGCTGA
- a CDS encoding zinc-dependent alcohol dehydrogenase, translating into MKALTYHGPHHVRVDNVPDPGIEQPDDIILRVTATAICGSDLHLYRGKIPKVQHGDIFGHEFMGEVVECGSEVKNVQKGDRVVIPFVIACGDCFFCQMQQYAACENTNRGQGAALNKKQIPAPAALFGYSHLYGGVPGGQAEYVRVPKGNVGPFKVPQLLSDDKALFLSDILPTAWQAAKNAQIQRGSSVAVFGAGPVGLLTIACARLLGAEQIFVVDHHPYRLRFAQERYGAIPINFDDDNDAAEKIIEQTAGQRGVDAVIDAVGFEAKGSTTETILSNLKIEGSSGKALRQCIAAVRRGGVVSVPGVYAGFIHGFLFGDAFDKGLSFKMGQTHVHAWLGELLPLIEKGLLTPEDIVTHYLPLSDAERAYKIFEKREEECRKVILVPGADTPEAAQQKVKGLVNAFPGGVV; encoded by the coding sequence ATGAAAGCTCTCACCTATCACGGTCCACATCATGTTCGGGTCGATAATGTCCCCGATCCGGGCATCGAACAGCCTGACGATATCATCCTGCGCGTAACGGCCACGGCGATCTGTGGTTCTGATTTGCATCTTTATCGCGGAAAAATTCCCAAGGTCCAGCATGGCGATATCTTTGGTCATGAATTTATGGGCGAGGTGGTGGAGTGCGGGAGCGAAGTGAAGAACGTGCAGAAAGGTGACCGGGTGGTGATCCCGTTTGTAATTGCCTGCGGTGACTGCTTCTTTTGCCAGATGCAACAGTACGCGGCCTGCGAAAACACGAATCGCGGGCAGGGCGCGGCGCTGAACAAAAAGCAAATTCCCGCCCCTGCCGCGCTGTTTGGCTACAGCCATCTTTACGGCGGCGTGCCGGGCGGACAGGCGGAGTATGTGCGCGTCCCGAAAGGCAACGTGGGGCCGTTTAAAGTGCCTCAGCTGCTGTCTGACGACAAAGCGCTTTTCCTGTCAGATATTCTGCCTACCGCCTGGCAGGCGGCGAAAAATGCGCAGATTCAGAGAGGCTCCAGCGTCGCCGTATTCGGGGCCGGGCCGGTGGGGCTACTGACCATTGCCTGCGCGCGGCTTCTCGGCGCAGAGCAGATTTTTGTGGTTGATCATCATCCCTATCGACTGCGGTTTGCCCAGGAGCGCTACGGCGCGATCCCGATTAACTTTGATGACGATAACGACGCGGCGGAGAAAATCATTGAGCAAACGGCCGGACAGCGCGGAGTGGATGCGGTGATTGATGCCGTCGGGTTTGAGGCCAAAGGCAGCACCACGGAAACGATCCTCAGTAACCTGAAAATTGAAGGCAGCAGCGGCAAAGCCCTGCGCCAGTGCATTGCTGCGGTGCGGCGCGGAGGCGTGGTCAGCGTGCCGGGCGTGTATGCCGGTTTTATACACGGCTTCCTGTTTGGCGATGCTTTCGATAAAGGGCTGAGCTTTAAGATGGGGCAGACCCACGTCCATGCCTGGCTGGGAGAGCTGCTGCCGCTTATCGAAAAAGGGCTGCTTACACCGGAAGATATTGTCACCCACTATCTTCCGCTGTCTGATGCGGAGCGCGCCTATAAAATCTTCGAAAAACGGGAGGAGGAGTGCCGCAAGGTGATCCTGGTGCCTGGTGCAGACACCCCGGAGGCAGCGCAGCAGAAAGTGAAGGGACTGGTAAATGCCTTCCCCGGCGGCGTTGTGTGA
- the rnk gene encoding nucleoside diphosphate kinase regulator yields the protein MSRPTIIINELDAERIDRLLEKPEFASLPVADALNEELDRAQMCTPETMPHDVVTMNSQVKFRNLTTGEELTRTLVYPAQMTDSSTQLSVLAPVGAALLGLRTGDTIHWELPGGASAHLEVLELFYQPEAAGDYLR from the coding sequence ATGTCCAGACCTACGATTATCATCAATGAACTCGACGCAGAACGTATTGACCGACTGTTGGAGAAACCAGAATTCGCCTCGCTGCCGGTAGCCGATGCGCTGAACGAAGAGCTAGACCGGGCGCAGATGTGTACGCCTGAGACCATGCCGCATGATGTGGTCACCATGAACAGCCAGGTGAAGTTCCGCAACCTGACCACCGGCGAGGAGCTCACCCGTACGCTGGTCTATCCGGCGCAGATGACCGACAGCAGCACGCAACTGTCGGTGCTGGCACCCGTGGGCGCGGCGCTGCTTGGACTGCGCACAGGCGATACTATCCACTGGGAACTCCCGGGCGGTGCCTCAGCTCACCTGGAAGTGCTTGAGCTGTTCTACCAGCCCGAAGCCGCTGGCGATTACCTGCGTTAA
- a CDS encoding helix-turn-helix domain-containing protein, with protein sequence MRATLLPADQQFFADLLSGLVLNPQQLGRVWFAHRGASDAVGSVSRDWPRLDVVLRGEYGNRLVAGQQPLHQGEMLFLPAQAASVPVFERPVMLLSILFAPSWLGLVFHDTRHGRSVPAQRHVELPHPERGECAAMLMALTHLSASPQDQAIIQPLVLSLLHWCRKVVSSLPEPGVSRGDFLYQSICNWVQENYAESLSRDSVASLFNISANHLSRLFSQQGTMSFVDYVRWVRMAKARTILQKYHLPVGEVAKRCGYADSDYFSRLFRRQFGLTPGEYRARFQ encoded by the coding sequence ATGCGCGCAACCCTGTTGCCCGCCGATCAGCAGTTTTTTGCCGATCTGTTGAGCGGCCTGGTGCTCAACCCACAGCAGTTGGGGCGAGTCTGGTTTGCTCATCGTGGCGCGTCTGACGCTGTCGGAAGCGTGAGCCGCGACTGGCCACGGCTTGACGTCGTTCTTCGCGGGGAATATGGCAACAGACTGGTTGCCGGGCAGCAGCCCCTCCACCAGGGGGAAATGCTGTTTCTTCCCGCCCAGGCCGCCAGCGTCCCGGTGTTTGAACGACCGGTCATGCTGCTGAGCATTCTTTTCGCGCCGTCGTGGCTGGGGCTGGTGTTTCATGATACCCGGCACGGGCGATCCGTGCCTGCGCAGCGACACGTGGAGCTTCCTCACCCTGAACGAGGTGAATGTGCCGCAATGCTGATGGCCCTGACGCACCTGAGCGCTTCCCCGCAGGACCAGGCTATTATTCAACCACTGGTGCTGAGTCTGCTGCACTGGTGCCGTAAAGTGGTGTCGTCGCTGCCTGAACCGGGAGTGTCGCGCGGGGATTTCCTCTATCAGAGCATTTGTAACTGGGTGCAGGAAAACTATGCTGAATCCTTGTCGCGGGACAGCGTCGCTTCGCTGTTTAATATTTCGGCTAACCATCTGTCACGCCTGTTCTCTCAACAGGGGACGATGAGTTTTGTGGATTACGTTCGTTGGGTGCGTATGGCGAAGGCGAGAACCATCCTGCAAAAATACCACCTGCCGGTGGGGGAAGTGGCGAAGCGCTGTGGCTATGCCGATAGCGACTATTTTAGCCGTCTTTTCCGGCGCCAGTTTGGCCTGACGCCGGGGGAGTATCGCGCACGCTTTCAGTGA
- the yldA gene encoding small membrane protein YldA yields the protein MGEILVITLVFLIILAILVVAVLYLERHW from the coding sequence ATGGGTGAGATACTTGTTATCACACTGGTTTTTCTCATCATCCTGGCGATCCTCGTCGTGGCGGTGCTATACCTTGAGCGCCACTGGTGA